In Haliscomenobacter hydrossis DSM 1100, the DNA window CCAGGATGACGTTGTGAAATCTAAATATCCAAACATAAGCCACTGAGAATGCTACAATGATTTGACATGCTGTTGTGAAGTTGATCATTTTGTTTTTGTTTTGTCCTATTCATCTGGTCTTTCGGAAATTGCCCCATGTTTAGAGATGCTAACATGACATCTCTTAGATAAGCGTCAGGTCCGTGCTGTAGAATAGTTAATACTCAAATGTAGTAAAATTGTGTAAGAGTTTGGCATTCACTAGTGGCAGCTGCTAAACTATCACACATTTAAACAATGCAGCATAAATTTTGGCTCGTTTGTACAGCGATTGTTTTTCGTTCAGTTTCCTAATGACTTCAAAGCCCTCAATTTCAAAAAACTGTGTTGCCCGGACAAAACCGAGCCATAGGAAACCCAGCCGAATGTCAACCATTTTACACTGCCAGCGTTCTTAATCTTATGAAAAAACTTGATGGAATGACCGCCCTCGTCACGGGGGGCAGCAAAGGCATTGGCTACGGTATCGCCGCCAGCCTGCTCAAAGAAGGTGTGCAGGTAGCCTTCACCAGCCGCCGCCAGGAAGATGCAGACGCGGCAGCAGTGGAACTCTCCAAGATAGGCCCGGGTAAGGTCATCGGCATCGCCGCCGATGTGCGCGATTTTGATGCGCAGCAAAAAGTGGTGGCCAAAACCCTGGAAACTTTTGGTCGCCTCGACGTGCTCATCGCCAATGCGGGGGTTGGGCATTTTGCACCCATTACGGAATTGACTCCCGCACAATGGCAGGATACGATCGACACCAACCTCACCGGGGTATTTTACAGCCTTAAAGCAGCGTTGGATGCACTGATTGATGCCAAGGGTTATTTCATCAGCATCGCCAGCCTGGCCGGAACCAATTTTTTCGCCACAGCATCGGCCTATAACGCCAGTAAGTTTGGCCTGGTTGGCTTCACCCAGGCGGTTATGCTCGACTTGCGGAACGCCGGGGTCAAGTGTTCCACCATCA includes these proteins:
- a CDS encoding SDR family oxidoreductase, producing MKKLDGMTALVTGGSKGIGYGIAASLLKEGVQVAFTSRRQEDADAAAVELSKIGPGKVIGIAADVRDFDAQQKVVAKTLETFGRLDVLIANAGVGHFAPITELTPAQWQDTIDTNLTGVFYSLKAALDALIDAKGYFISIASLAGTNFFATASAYNASKFGLVGFTQAVMLDLRNAGVKCSTIMPGSVASHFNNHEPSADDDWKIQPEDLGQMVVDLLKMNPRTLPSKIEVRPSQTSKK